The following proteins are co-located in the Trichormus variabilis 0441 genome:
- a CDS encoding DUF1574 family protein, with protein MKTVLLDSQQSLLQWVSQATGINTFGVKVRLRGNDLHILCEGLECPQRWRTLSDLLHALQQTDLDVLTSNEQPSIYQVFVYGRKKGEYRPQWCHKVHLNQLERHLEQVEQALLEDAAKAPGGAMILSNESLARRGDANAIARYLSETLSAMGVAVQVKVKQHQPEDGNADVFSRLWIFCQSAYSPDPSLLAEPVAQKLRQLKLAGYRDAVIVSQVSGETNPDWLLRIDLTPPEVMLKEWARWGDVQAIARLLAAALSELLVTVQVSLQESTLHIFCEPTANSAPDSPAPDKTSCIEKISSQLEAIAPQGILAATVYGQKINDKQPEWIDWLKLPASEHPALATSAFDLAVTGDEPAIIFLLERLLNPDLDRKLKTGGLRVLLLRKGDLLHIMCDAPICPSRKQVAPKVIQFLRQLNLAGTAGVRVYGRRAGNKEPFWHYGVDLVHRQRLVPEATPEFAATSEYVNDLITREDDEPILRSEVTTEEVQNFVSEVARDWVATTTTTVRKWFLNTQLFTESGQQTNQFTDTQGVKVALVWGTLGLLLTLQTDWILGVIVTRTTPSTTQAASISQASPSDQTDYEDNQSQRTAFFTSSSQQRGGVFNPSGFTQDENQPKNLKAAPLREKATAAAILLAARSQMPSFNVRQLDEQLALYKQRIARNGKAPDVLIIGSSRALRGVDPMALSKALALQGYPKIDVFNFGINGATAQVVDFVVRQVLQPSELPKIIIWADGSRAFNSGREDLTFRAIANSPGYQDILQKAQTASSSEESAKTPQKSAEEVKKPPKPEMNSYQAVNLWLNQGLAAVSVTYQNREQVKILLQNKLASLPIFSSKSPEAKSPTQSTIDNAEDSSNLQAVDFDGFLALSVRFHPARYYQKHPKVTGNYDNDYKSFQVGGIQDAAFRDVLQFTQSQNISLVFVNMPLTAEYLDPVRKKYEQEFQQYMLALATNPNFIYRDLSELWTKANDYFSDPSHLNRFGAYEVSKKLANDPMISWPAK; from the coding sequence ATGAAAACAGTCCTACTAGATAGCCAGCAATCCTTGTTGCAATGGGTCAGCCAAGCAACGGGGATAAATACTTTCGGGGTGAAAGTCCGGTTACGGGGAAATGATCTTCATATTCTTTGTGAAGGTTTAGAGTGTCCTCAACGCTGGCGCACTCTCTCTGATTTGCTTCATGCGTTACAGCAAACAGATTTAGATGTCCTCACCAGCAACGAACAACCCTCAATATACCAAGTATTTGTCTACGGGCGAAAAAAAGGGGAGTACCGCCCCCAATGGTGCCACAAAGTCCACTTAAACCAGTTGGAACGCCATCTGGAACAAGTGGAACAAGCCCTACTAGAAGACGCAGCTAAAGCCCCTGGTGGGGCAATGATTCTCTCTAATGAGAGTTTGGCACGTCGAGGTGATGCCAACGCCATAGCCCGTTATCTCAGCGAAACCTTGAGTGCAATGGGTGTGGCGGTGCAGGTGAAGGTGAAACAGCATCAGCCTGAGGATGGTAATGCTGATGTATTTAGTCGCCTGTGGATATTTTGCCAGTCTGCTTATAGTCCTGACCCTTCATTATTAGCCGAACCCGTAGCTCAGAAATTACGCCAATTGAAGTTGGCTGGCTATCGTGATGCTGTTATTGTTTCTCAAGTTAGTGGTGAGACAAACCCTGATTGGTTGTTGAGGATTGACTTGACACCACCGGAGGTAATGCTGAAGGAATGGGCTAGGTGGGGGGATGTGCAAGCGATCGCCCGTCTACTCGCAGCCGCATTATCAGAGTTACTGGTAACTGTGCAGGTTTCTTTGCAAGAATCCACCCTACATATATTTTGTGAACCCACTGCTAATTCAGCGCCAGATTCCCCAGCACCAGACAAGACAAGTTGCATTGAGAAAATTTCCTCCCAACTAGAAGCGATCGCTCCCCAAGGTATCCTCGCGGCTACTGTTTACGGGCAGAAAATCAATGACAAACAACCAGAATGGATTGATTGGCTGAAGTTACCCGCCAGTGAACATCCAGCTTTGGCTACTTCCGCCTTTGACTTAGCTGTTACTGGTGATGAACCTGCAATTATTTTCCTCCTCGAACGCCTCCTCAACCCAGACCTAGACCGCAAGTTAAAAACAGGCGGTCTGCGGGTACTGTTGTTGCGGAAAGGGGATTTACTCCACATTATGTGTGATGCACCCATTTGTCCCAGTCGCAAACAAGTAGCACCAAAAGTTATCCAGTTTTTGCGTCAGTTAAACTTGGCGGGGACTGCTGGCGTGCGTGTTTATGGTCGCCGTGCCGGGAATAAAGAACCCTTTTGGCATTATGGTGTAGATTTAGTCCACCGCCAGCGCCTAGTTCCCGAAGCCACCCCAGAATTTGCCGCTACTTCCGAATACGTCAACGACCTAATTACCAGGGAAGATGACGAACCAATTTTACGTTCTGAGGTCACCACCGAGGAAGTCCAGAATTTTGTCTCGGAAGTGGCGCGAGATTGGGTAGCTACCACAACCACCACCGTGAGAAAGTGGTTTCTCAATACCCAGTTATTTACCGAAAGCGGTCAGCAGACCAACCAATTTACTGATACCCAAGGGGTAAAAGTTGCCTTAGTTTGGGGTACTTTGGGCTTATTACTCACCCTGCAAACAGATTGGATTTTAGGTGTGATTGTAACTCGCACTACGCCCAGTACAACACAGGCCGCGAGTATCTCCCAAGCATCACCCTCTGACCAAACTGACTATGAAGATAATCAAAGTCAGAGAACCGCATTTTTCACCAGCAGTTCTCAGCAGAGGGGTGGCGTATTCAATCCTTCTGGCTTTACTCAAGATGAGAACCAACCCAAAAACTTAAAAGCTGCACCGCTCAGAGAAAAAGCCACAGCTGCCGCTATTTTATTAGCCGCGCGATCGCAAATGCCCAGCTTTAATGTCAGGCAATTAGATGAACAATTGGCTTTATATAAGCAACGCATCGCCAGAAACGGTAAAGCGCCGGATGTGTTAATTATTGGTTCCTCCCGCGCCTTGAGGGGAGTTGATCCGATGGCTTTATCTAAAGCTTTAGCATTGCAAGGTTATCCCAAAATAGATGTATTTAACTTTGGCATTAACGGAGCCACCGCCCAAGTTGTAGACTTTGTAGTTCGCCAAGTTCTGCAACCATCGGAACTACCAAAAATCATTATTTGGGCTGATGGTTCCCGTGCGTTTAATAGTGGACGAGAGGATTTAACATTTAGAGCGATCGCTAATTCCCCTGGCTATCAAGATATTTTACAGAAAGCCCAGACAGCCTCCAGTAGCGAAGAATCAGCAAAAACTCCCCAAAAGTCGGCTGAAGAAGTGAAAAAACCACCCAAGCCAGAAATGAATAGCTATCAAGCTGTGAATTTGTGGTTGAACCAAGGTTTGGCGGCCGTTTCTGTCACCTATCAAAACCGCGAACAAGTCAAAATATTATTGCAAAATAAACTAGCATCTTTACCTATATTTAGTAGCAAGTCACCAGAAGCCAAATCACCAACACAGTCAACCATAGATAATGCCGAAGATAGTAGTAATTTACAAGCTGTTGATTTTGATGGTTTCCTTGCTTTATCTGTGCGCTTTCATCCAGCTAGATACTATCAAAAACATCCTAAAGTCACAGGTAATTACGACAACGATTATAAATCATTTCAAGTAGGCGGTATACAAGATGCAGCCTTCCGAGATGTTTTGCAATTTACCCAATCGCAAAATATTTCTTTAGTCTTTGTCAATATGCCTCTAACAGCAGAATATTTAGACCCAGTACGCAAAAAATACGAGCAAGAATTTCAGCAATATATGTTAGCTCTAGCCACAAATCCTAACTTTATCTATCGAGATTTAAGCGAACTGTGGACAAAAGCCAATGATTATTTTTCTGACCCCAGCCACCTTAATCGTTTCGGTGCTTATGAAGTCTCGAAAAAACTAGCCAATGACCCGATGATTTCCTGGCCAGCGAAGTAG
- a CDS encoding type II toxin-antitoxin system HigB family toxin, whose amino-acid sequence MRIIARSTLRKFWEAYPDAEQPLKAWFDEASRAELDSPADIKSTYRNTSIIANNRVVFNIKGNDYRLIVHIRYDIGIIFIPFLGTHKEYDKVDATSI is encoded by the coding sequence ATGCGAATCATTGCCCGCAGCACATTACGAAAGTTTTGGGAAGCGTATCCCGATGCTGAACAGCCCTTAAAAGCTTGGTTTGATGAAGCGTCTCGTGCAGAATTGGATAGTCCAGCAGATATTAAAAGCACCTATCGTAATACTAGTATTATTGCGAATAATCGAGTGGTTTTTAATATCAAAGGCAATGATTACCGCTTAATTGTTCACATCCGTTATGACATTGGAATTATTTTTATTCCTTTTCTGGGAACACATAAAGAATACGATAAAGTAGATGCAACAAGTATTTGA
- a CDS encoding tetratricopeptide repeat protein: MKLSLCMIVKNEATALPKCLSSVVNVVNEIVVLDTGSQDGTPHIARQFGAEVYDFVWCNDFSIARNTALKYVTGDWVLVLDADETLTPAIVPHLKNAIASEEYLLVNLMRQEVGAEQSPYSLVSRLFRNHPEIRFERPYHALVDDSVSAILQKEPQWQIGYLQGVAILHAGYQKSAIAQNNKYAKAQATMEGFLATHPHDPYVCSKLGALYVETGKTDKGMELLKRGINACQEEYEILYELHYHLGIAYNRLQNTQQAIYHYQTAIKLPIYPMLKLGAYNNLGSLLKASGDLKGAKKTYETALKIDSNFATGHYNLGMICKAMGLFIEAIACYQKAIKLKPSYAEAYQNLGVVQLKVGNVPASITAFKNAIILHEQDNPEEAMRLRQGLREMGLV, encoded by the coding sequence ATGAAACTTAGTCTATGTATGATTGTCAAAAATGAGGCGACGGCACTACCAAAGTGTTTAAGTAGTGTCGTAAATGTAGTAAATGAAATTGTAGTTTTAGATACAGGTTCTCAAGATGGTACTCCCCATATTGCCAGACAATTTGGGGCTGAGGTTTATGATTTTGTTTGGTGTAACGATTTCAGCATAGCCCGCAATACTGCCCTAAAATATGTTACTGGTGATTGGGTATTAGTTTTAGATGCTGATGAAACTCTTACACCAGCAATTGTCCCACATTTAAAAAATGCGATCGCCAGTGAAGAATATTTACTTGTCAATCTCATGCGTCAAGAAGTAGGCGCAGAACAATCTCCCTACTCTCTGGTGTCGCGCCTATTTCGCAACCATCCAGAAATTCGCTTTGAGCGTCCCTACCATGCTTTAGTAGACGATAGTGTTTCGGCAATTCTCCAGAAGGAACCCCAATGGCAAATTGGTTATTTACAAGGGGTAGCGATTCTTCATGCAGGTTATCAAAAAAGTGCGATCGCGCAAAATAACAAATATGCCAAAGCCCAAGCCACAATGGAAGGGTTTCTCGCCACTCATCCCCATGATCCCTATGTTTGCAGTAAGTTAGGGGCGTTATATGTGGAGACGGGGAAGACTGACAAAGGAATGGAGTTATTAAAGCGCGGTATCAACGCTTGTCAGGAAGAGTACGAAATTTTGTATGAACTCCATTATCATTTAGGCATTGCTTACAATCGCTTGCAGAACACGCAACAGGCAATTTATCACTACCAAACTGCCATCAAATTGCCAATTTATCCCATGCTCAAGTTAGGAGCATATAATAATTTAGGTAGTTTATTGAAAGCCTCTGGAGATTTAAAGGGGGCAAAAAAAACCTATGAAACTGCTTTAAAAATTGACTCCAACTTTGCCACCGGACATTATAATTTGGGGATGATCTGCAAAGCAATGGGTTTATTTATAGAGGCGATCGCCTGTTATCAAAAAGCCATTAAATTAAAACCAAGCTATGCAGAAGCTTATCAAAATTTAGGGGTAGTACAGTTAAAAGTCGGCAATGTTCCGGCCAGTATCACAGCTTTTAAAAATGCCATTATCCTCCATGAACAAGACAACCCAGAAGAAGCGATGAGGCTGCGTCAAGGGTTACGAGAAATGGGTTTGGTTTAG
- a CDS encoding Uma2 family endonuclease, translating to MTQALTKQVIFDEFIDWLPENSEGRYELHDGVIVEMPKPSGKHSNVIGFLIEELFLSIIQIGKRGIWTIPRESIVKPNSKSGYEPDIIVLDQEALSNEPRWERESIIENPASVKLIVEVVSTAVASSRETRPTHCLTNWRDDYYKKRADYVRVASRREEMGIPEYWIVDYAGLGGRAFIGNPKQPTISVNYLIEGEYQVSQFRQGERIQSVTFPELDLTVDQIFQVG from the coding sequence ATGACTCAAGCCTTAACCAAACAAGTAATCTTTGATGAATTTATTGATTGGTTGCCAGAAAACTCAGAGGGACGCTACGAGCTGCATGATGGAGTGATTGTCGAAATGCCAAAGCCAAGCGGGAAGCATTCCAATGTTATAGGCTTCCTGATAGAAGAATTATTCCTTAGCATCATCCAAATAGGGAAACGCGGTATTTGGACTATTCCCAGAGAGTCGATTGTTAAGCCTAACAGTAAATCTGGTTATGAACCCGATATCATCGTTTTGGATCAAGAGGCGTTAAGCAATGAACCCCGATGGGAGCGTGAGTCCATCATTGAGAATCCAGCAAGTGTGAAGTTAATTGTTGAAGTTGTCAGCACGGCAGTTGCTTCAAGCCGGGAAACCCGTCCAACGCACTGCCTCACTAACTGGCGTGATGATTATTACAAAAAGCGTGCTGATTATGTTCGCGTAGCGTCTCGAAGGGAAGAGATGGGTATTCCTGAATACTGGATTGTAGACTATGCCGGCTTGGGTGGACGAGCTTTTATTGGCAACCCTAAACAGCCAACTATCTCAGTCAATTACCTAATTGAAGGTGAGTACCAAGTGAGTCAGTTTCGGCAAGGGGAACGCATTCAATCAGTTACATTCCCTGAGTTGGATTTAACTGTTGACCAAATTTTTCAGGTGGGATGA
- a CDS encoding helix-turn-helix domain-containing protein: MLEPRPIRNEADYRAALDEIARLFDSKLNTPESDKLEVLTTLVEAYEQKHYPIAAPDTIEEILYYLESRGLSVNDLEPVIGSKTEISNILHRRQALTLEIIRRLHQQLGIPAEVLIQPYSLMENSA, from the coding sequence ATGCTGGAACCCCGTCCGATTCGTAATGAAGCTGATTATCGTGCGGCGCTTGATGAAATTGCAAGATTGTTCGATTCAAAATTAAATACACCAGAGTCTGACAAGTTGGAAGTATTAACTACACTTGTGGAAGCCTACGAACAAAAACATTACCCAATTGCAGCACCAGATACTATTGAAGAAATCTTATATTATCTTGAATCCCGTGGGTTATCTGTAAATGATTTAGAGCCTGTCATTGGCAGCAAAACAGAAATCAGCAACATTTTACATCGTAGACAGGCGTTAACTTTGGAAATAATTCGGCGTTTACATCAACAATTGGGGATTCCAGCAGAGGTTTTAATTCAACCATACTCCTTGATGGAAAATTCAGCTTGA
- a CDS encoding Uma2 family endonuclease: MTALTLNLDSVIKLTREQFYKLCIENPDLKLERNAQGELIIMPPTGGETGRSNVNLILQVASWNEINHGGEVFDSSTGFTLPNGADRSPDVSWVEKSRWEALTKEQREKFIPLCPDFVIEIMSPSDSLKKVQDKMYEYMLNGCRLGWLINRKKQEVEIYHPEREVEILTLPQTLSGEDVLPGFVLNLQRIWE, encoded by the coding sequence ATGACAGCGCTTACATTAAATCTCGATTCTGTCATTAAATTGACAAGAGAACAGTTTTATAAATTGTGTATAGAAAACCCTGATTTAAAATTAGAACGCAATGCCCAGGGAGAATTAATTATCATGCCACCGACAGGAGGAGAAACAGGGAGAAGTAATGTTAATTTAATTCTGCAAGTAGCATCATGGAATGAAATAAATCATGGGGGTGAAGTTTTTGATTCATCTACCGGATTTACTTTACCCAACGGTGCTGATCGTTCTCCTGATGTTTCTTGGGTAGAAAAGTCTCGTTGGGAAGCGTTAACTAAAGAACAAAGAGAAAAATTTATTCCTTTGTGTCCTGATTTTGTCATTGAAATAATGTCACCATCCGACAGTTTAAAAAAAGTTCAAGACAAAATGTATGAATATATGTTAAATGGATGTAGATTGGGTTGGTTGATTAACCGAAAAAAACAGGAAGTAGAAATTTATCACCCAGAACGGGAAGTAGAAATTTTAACATTACCTCAAACGCTTTCTGGTGAAGATGTTTTACCTGGGTTTGTACTCAATCTGCAACGAATTTGGGAATAA
- a CDS encoding pyridoxal phosphate-dependent aminotransferase has translation MKLAARVSQVTPSITLAIAAKAKAMKAEGIDVCSFSAGEPDFDTPAHIKAAAAKALDEGKTKYGAAAGEPKLREAIAHKLQKDNHLDYKPENVIVTNGGKHSLYNLIVALIDPGDEVIIPAPYWLSYPEMVTLVGGKSVIVPTDASTGYKITPEQLRKAITPKTKLFVLNSPSNPTGMVYTPEEIKALAQVVVDADIYVVSDEIYEKILYDGAQHISIGSLGKEIFNRTLISNGFAKAYSMTGWRLGYLAGPVDIIKAASSIQGHSTSNVCTFAQYGAIAALEDSQDCVEEMRQAFAKRRQVMLDRLNAIPGLSTAKPDGAFYLFPDISKTGLKSLEFCDALIEEHKVAVIPGIAFGADDNIRLSYATDLATIEKGLDRLEKFVRSRI, from the coding sequence ATGAAACTGGCAGCAAGAGTAAGTCAGGTAACACCTTCGATAACCTTAGCGATCGCAGCGAAAGCTAAGGCCATGAAGGCAGAGGGTATAGACGTTTGTAGTTTTAGCGCTGGTGAACCCGACTTTGATACCCCAGCGCATATCAAAGCAGCAGCCGCCAAGGCTTTGGATGAAGGCAAAACCAAGTATGGTGCAGCAGCTGGAGAACCAAAGTTAAGGGAAGCGATCGCCCACAAGTTGCAAAAGGATAATCATCTGGATTACAAGCCAGAGAATGTCATTGTCACTAATGGCGGTAAGCATTCGCTTTACAACTTGATTGTGGCGCTGATTGATCCAGGTGATGAGGTAATTATCCCTGCTCCCTATTGGTTGAGTTATCCCGAAATGGTGACTCTGGTAGGTGGGAAGTCGGTAATTGTCCCCACAGATGCTTCCACTGGTTATAAAATTACTCCCGAACAACTGCGGAAAGCTATTACCCCCAAAACCAAGCTATTTGTCCTCAACTCCCCATCTAACCCCACAGGAATGGTGTATACACCAGAGGAAATCAAGGCTTTGGCTCAGGTAGTAGTTGATGCAGATATCTATGTTGTGTCTGATGAGATTTACGAAAAAATTCTCTATGATGGCGCACAGCATATCAGCATCGGTTCGCTAGGGAAGGAAATTTTTAACCGCACTTTGATTAGTAATGGCTTTGCCAAAGCTTATTCTATGACGGGGTGGCGCTTGGGGTATTTAGCCGGGCCAGTGGACATTATCAAGGCTGCTAGTTCCATTCAAGGGCATAGTACATCGAATGTGTGTACCTTTGCTCAATATGGGGCGATCGCTGCTTTGGAAGATTCCCAAGACTGTGTGGAAGAAATGCGCCAAGCTTTCGCTAAACGTCGTCAGGTAATGCTAGATCGACTCAACGCCATTCCCGGCTTGAGTACTGCAAAACCAGACGGTGCATTTTATCTGTTTCCAGATATCAGCAAAACCGGTTTGAAATCCCTCGAATTTTGTGATGCTTTGATTGAAGAACACAAGGTTGCAGTGATTCCAGGGATAGCTTTTGGTGCTGATGACAACATCCGCCTCTCCTACGCCACCGATTTGGCAACAATTGAGAAAGGTTTGGATCGGTTAGAGAAGTTTGTCCGTTCTCGCATTTAG
- the ppc gene encoding phosphoenolpyruvate carboxylase, with translation MGSVLYSLSESANLYPASELFLRHRLQIVEELWESVLRQECGQNMVDLLRQLRDLCSPEGQATKDQAVSAVKLIEQLNINEAIRAARAFALYFQLINIIEQEYEQRQQLTRYSDLEAETAPLNGSENITSSSNHNEDDVIFNRGLGTDFLGKNWTNRGQGKQKGTFAALFPLLSKLNVPPQQIQRLISQLDVRLVFTAHPTEIVRHTIRDKQRQVVDLLQQLDEVENRAKEGGGYPWEAGEIREKLLEEIRLWWRTDELHQFKPTVLDEVDYALHYFQEVLFDGIPQLYKRFKYALNQTFSWLEPPSKDFCSFGSWVGSDRDGNPSVTPEITWQTACYQRKMVLERYIKSVKQLIELLSISMHWSDVLPDLLESLELDQSQLSEVYDALALRYRQEPYRLKLAYVLKRLENTRDRNLALYKGETPTNEDSPMYRSGAEFLAELRLIQHNLTETGLSCRELDNLICQVEIFDFNLTKLDIRQESTRHSDALNEILDYLQLLPQPYNDLSEEQRVAWLTTELQTRRPLISSELPFSDKTNDVIKTFRVVRSLQQEFGINICQTYIISMCRQVSDVLEVLLLAKEARLFDPAIAVGTIQVVPLFETVEDLQRSRSVMRQLFELPLYRALLAGGYKSTEVKVPSPESTPLPTPHSVLTPDLQEVMLGYSDSNKDSGFLSSNWEIHKAQKSLQKIAEEYGVNLRIFHGRGGSVGRGGGPAHEAILAQPGHSINGRIKITEQGEVLASKYSLLDLALYNLETITTAVIQASLLRTGFDDIEPWNEIMEELAARSRQHYRGLIYEQPDFIDFFHQVTPIEEISQLQISSRPARRPSGKKDLSSLRAIPWVFSWTQTRFLLPSWYGVGTALQEFFNEEPEEHLKLMRYFYVKWPFFKMVISKVEMTLAKVDMQMAGHYVQELSDPEDKSRFEKVFEQIANEYYLTRDLVLKITDHSRLLDGDPVLQRSVQLRNGTIVPLGFIQVSLLKRLRQSKNNNATSGVIHSRYSKGELLRGALLTINGIAAGMRNTG, from the coding sequence ATGGGTTCTGTTTTATACTCCTTATCTGAATCTGCTAATTTATATCCAGCATCGGAATTATTCTTGCGTCATCGTCTCCAAATAGTAGAAGAACTGTGGGAGTCGGTACTGCGGCAAGAATGCGGCCAAAATATGGTGGATTTGTTACGACAGTTGCGTGATTTGTGTTCGCCAGAAGGACAAGCCACAAAAGACCAAGCAGTTTCTGCTGTCAAGTTAATTGAACAGTTGAATATTAATGAAGCTATCCGGGCGGCTAGGGCTTTTGCTTTGTATTTTCAGCTGATCAACATCATAGAGCAGGAATATGAGCAAAGGCAGCAATTAACCCGCTATTCTGACTTAGAAGCGGAAACAGCACCCCTGAATGGTTCCGAAAACATTACCTCATCCTCTAACCACAACGAAGATGATGTCATTTTCAACCGGGGCTTAGGAACTGATTTCTTAGGAAAAAATTGGACTAATCGCGGACAAGGGAAACAAAAAGGTACTTTTGCGGCGTTATTTCCCTTACTGTCTAAATTAAATGTCCCCCCCCAACAAATTCAACGCCTAATTTCCCAACTAGATGTCCGTTTGGTATTCACCGCCCACCCGACGGAAATTGTCCGCCACACCATTCGGGACAAACAACGGCAAGTAGTAGATTTGTTGCAACAACTCGATGAGGTGGAAAATCGGGCTAAGGAGGGCGGCGGCTATCCTTGGGAAGCGGGGGAAATTCGGGAAAAATTACTAGAAGAAATTCGCTTGTGGTGGCGTACAGATGAACTCCACCAATTTAAGCCCACTGTATTGGATGAAGTGGATTATGCTTTGCACTACTTCCAAGAAGTTTTATTTGATGGGATTCCCCAACTGTATAAGCGCTTCAAATACGCCCTCAATCAAACCTTTTCTTGGCTAGAACCACCCAGTAAAGATTTTTGTTCCTTCGGTTCTTGGGTAGGTTCAGATAGAGACGGTAATCCATCGGTAACACCGGAAATTACCTGGCAGACAGCTTGTTATCAGCGCAAAATGGTGCTGGAAAGATATATCAAGTCAGTCAAGCAATTGATTGAATTATTAAGTATCTCCATGCACTGGAGTGACGTTTTACCAGACTTATTGGAATCCTTGGAGTTAGATCAATCCCAGTTAAGTGAAGTATACGACGCATTAGCCCTGAGATATCGCCAAGAACCTTATCGCCTGAAGTTAGCTTACGTCCTCAAGCGGCTGGAAAATACCCGCGATCGCAATTTAGCATTATATAAAGGTGAAACCCCCACCAATGAAGATAGCCCCATGTATCGTTCGGGGGCAGAATTTCTGGCAGAACTACGGTTAATTCAGCATAACTTGACAGAAACAGGTTTAAGCTGCCGAGAATTGGATAATTTGATCTGTCAAGTGGAAATTTTTGATTTTAACTTGACAAAATTAGACATTCGTCAAGAATCCACCAGACACTCCGACGCGTTAAACGAGATTCTCGACTATCTCCAACTATTACCCCAGCCATACAACGACCTCTCCGAAGAACAGCGAGTGGCTTGGCTGACAACCGAACTGCAAACCCGTCGCCCATTAATTTCGTCAGAATTACCATTCTCAGATAAAACTAATGATGTCATCAAAACCTTCCGCGTAGTGCGATCGCTCCAGCAAGAATTTGGCATTAATATCTGCCAAACTTACATCATTAGTATGTGTCGTCAAGTCAGCGATGTCTTAGAAGTTTTACTCCTAGCCAAAGAAGCCAGACTTTTTGACCCAGCGATCGCCGTCGGCACAATTCAGGTTGTACCATTATTTGAGACTGTCGAAGATTTACAACGTTCTCGCAGCGTCATGCGACAGTTATTTGAATTACCTCTATACCGCGCCCTATTAGCAGGTGGTTATAAAAGTACTGAGGTAAAAGTCCCCAGTCCTGAGTCAACCCCACTCCCCACCCCCCACTCCGTATTAACCCCCGACTTACAAGAAGTCATGCTGGGCTATTCCGACAGCAACAAAGACTCTGGCTTCTTGAGTAGCAACTGGGAAATTCACAAAGCCCAAAAATCATTACAGAAAATCGCCGAAGAATATGGCGTAAATCTGCGGATTTTCCACGGGCGCGGCGGTTCCGTAGGACGGGGAGGCGGCCCAGCCCACGAAGCGATTTTGGCACAGCCAGGACACAGCATCAACGGGCGGATTAAAATTACCGAACAAGGGGAAGTATTAGCTTCCAAATACTCCTTGCTAGATTTAGCCCTGTACAACTTGGAAACCATCACCACGGCGGTAATTCAAGCCAGCCTCCTGCGGACTGGGTTTGATGATATTGAACCGTGGAACGAAATTATGGAAGAATTAGCAGCGCGATCGCGGCAACATTATCGTGGTTTAATTTACGAACAACCTGATTTCATCGACTTCTTCCACCAAGTCACCCCCATCGAAGAAATCAGTCAACTACAAATTAGTTCTCGTCCCGCCCGTCGTCCTTCTGGTAAGAAAGATTTAAGCAGCCTCCGCGCCATCCCTTGGGTATTTAGCTGGACACAAACACGATTCTTACTACCTTCTTGGTACGGTGTCGGTACAGCTTTGCAAGAATTTTTCAACGAAGAACCAGAAGAACATCTCAAATTGATGCGCTACTTTTATGTCAAGTGGCCTTTCTTCAAGATGGTGATTTCTAAAGTAGAAATGACCTTGGCAAAAGTAGATATGCAAATGGCTGGTCACTACGTACAAGAATTATCTGACCCTGAAGATAAGTCTCGATTCGAGAAAGTATTTGAGCAAATCGCTAACGAATATTATCTCACCAGAGATTTAGTCTTAAAAATCACCGACCACAGTCGGCTTTTAGATGGTGATCCTGTACTCCAGCGTTCTGTACAGTTACGCAATGGTACAATCGTCCCGCTAGGATTTATCCAAGTTTCCCTCCTCAAGCGCCTACGCCAGTCCAAGAATAATAATGCTACCTCTGGTGTCATTCACTCTCGTTACAGCAAGGGAGAATTATTGCGCGGCGCACTGTTAACCATTAATGGTATTGCCGCAGGGATGAGAAATACAGGTTGA